In Myxococcales bacterium, a single window of DNA contains:
- a CDS encoding HAD family phosphatase, whose amino-acid sequence MSQKTSYFDVDGTLLRTNLIHPTVYYLLNQRTPFRSFLKVAKAVVRAPEMAFAEWKDRRLFNEALFSSYEGMSRDRLLLLADDAFEAVVKPALYPSAKDLVARCRDEGHEVVIVSGALDFLMDRLATHLGATHVIANRLEIKDGFATGRLLRPVVAGPEKARLIREHARETNVDLGECFAYSDSYSDVPMLSVVGHPAAVNPDGKLARLAEAYGWPVIRLDQKRRQAS is encoded by the coding sequence GTGTCGCAGAAAACCAGCTACTTCGACGTGGACGGGACCCTCCTCCGCACGAACCTCATCCATCCCACCGTCTACTACCTCTTGAACCAGCGGACGCCGTTCCGCAGCTTCCTGAAGGTGGCGAAGGCCGTCGTGCGCGCTCCGGAGATGGCGTTCGCCGAGTGGAAGGACCGCCGGCTCTTCAACGAGGCGCTGTTCTCGAGCTACGAGGGCATGTCGCGCGACCGGCTGCTGCTCCTCGCCGACGACGCGTTCGAGGCGGTCGTCAAGCCCGCGCTCTACCCCTCGGCGAAGGACCTCGTGGCGCGCTGCCGCGACGAGGGGCACGAGGTGGTCATCGTCTCGGGAGCGCTCGACTTTCTGATGGACCGGCTCGCCACGCACCTCGGCGCGACGCACGTCATCGCGAACCGGCTCGAGATCAAGGACGGCTTCGCCACCGGGAGGCTCTTGCGCCCGGTCGTCGCCGGCCCGGAGAAGGCGCGGCTCATACGCGAGCACGCGCGCGAGACGAACGTCGACCTGGGTGAGTGCTTCGCCTACTCCGACAGCTACTCGGACGTGCCCATGCTGAGCGTGGTGGGCCACCCCGCGGCGGTCAACCCCGACGGCAAGCTCGCGCGCCTCGCGGAGGCCTACGGCTGGCCGGTGATCCGCCTCGACCAGAAGCGCCGGCAAGCGAGCTGA